A stretch of Episyrphus balteatus chromosome 2, idEpiBalt1.1, whole genome shotgun sequence DNA encodes these proteins:
- the LOC129908979 gene encoding short-chain dehydrogenase/reductase family 16C member 6, which produces MTNHEVDQDNTQQQNHPNRNFCYGTILLILDIIIINLKFWFYTFEHIYLSFYQKEEKDVRGEIVLITGTAHGIGRDTALEYASKGATIVCWDINERGNNETVKEIKAMGGKAFSYVCNVSKREDIVQVAEKVKKEVGFVSILVNNAGIMPCHPLLDHNENEIRLMYDINVLAHFWMIQEFLPEMIKQKRGHIIALSSCAGLIGLKNLVPYCGTKFAVRGVMNSFYEELRRMDLHKQIKLTTIYPYMVDTGLCKKPHFRFKSMKLVKPQEVAKTIVSAQRRGIMELSIPQHYLYLEKFINIFPRKACEVVSDFLDTGVESDL; this is translated from the exons atgaCGAACCATGAGGTGGATCAAGATAATACACAACA acAAAATCATCCGAACCGAAATTTTTGTTATGGAACAATTCTCTTGATATTGGACATTATAATtataaacttgaaattttggttctatactTTTGAACACATTTACCTGAGTTTTTACCAAAAGGAAGAAAAGGATGTTAGAGGAGAAATTGTTTTG ATAACCGGAACAGCTCATGGAATTGGCAGGGATACTGCTTTAGAGTATGCCAGTAAAGGGGCCACAATCGTTTGCTGGGATATCAATGAAAGAGGCAATAATGAGACGGTTAAAGAAATCAAAGCAATGGGAGGAAAAGCCTTTTCTTACGt atgtAATGTCTCCAAAAGGGAAGATATTGTTCAAGTTGCtgaaaaagttaagaaagaagTTGGTTTTGTGAGTATTCTAGTCAATAACGCTGGTATAATGCCATGCCATCCACTTTTGGACCATAACGAAAATGAAATTCGATTAATGTATGATATCAATGTCCTCGCACATTTTTGg ATGATTCAAGAATTTCTCCCAGAaatgattaaacaaaaaagaggGCATATTATTGCTTTGTCATCGTGTGCTGGTCTTATTGGTTTGAAAAACTTAGTACCTTATTGTGGTACTAAATTTGCTGTTAGAGGTGTAATGAATTCTTTCTATGAAGAACTTCGTAGAATGGATCTTCATAAACAG aTTAAATTGACAACGATTTACCCATACATGGTAGACACTGGTTTGTGCAAGAAGCCTCATTTCAGATTCAAGTCAATGAAACTTGTTAAACCTCAAGAAGTAGCCAAGACAATTGTTAGTGCACAAAGACGAGGCATTATGGAACTTAGTATACCTCAGcattatttatatttggaaAAATTCATCAATATTTTTCCGCGAAAAGCATGCGAAGTTGTGTCAGATTTCCTTGACACTGGAGTTGAGTCTGATTTGTGA
- the LOC129910924 gene encoding calaxin isoform X1: protein MSSVAQRSMKLKVTAAVGARAKSVSTPITTRNKATQQQQQQPSPHSHHANKTILRSISIFLASGKRNSHQSRNTSGSTKKRRGKMESNGKVNPKLLESLRRKTRFSKDEIDALYRIYKKLVSNCQYAAKALAANSSSSVIAKPHSTVEGIDRIIFRELLHSTFDIVTEEILMERIFCSWDKTHEGLPLRLEGWLIGLSVFLRGTKAEKAAFCFRVYDLNADGFITKDEMFTLLKNCLIKQPQDEDPDEGVKDLVEIVLRKFDVDKDGKVSFEDFFNTVSVQPLLIEAFGQCLPTESAIVSFFSTLQI, encoded by the exons tggCACAAAGGAGCATGAAATTAAAGGTGACGGCGGCGGTTGGCGCTCGCGCCAAAAGTGTTTCAACTCCAATTACTACGCGAAATAAGgctacacaacaacaacaacaacaaccttcACCGCATTCACATCACGCAAACAAGACAATCCTAAGAagtatttcgatttttttggccAGTGGCAAGAGAAATAGTCATCAGTCGAGAAACACTTCTGGCTCGACAAAGAAGCGAAGAGGAAAAATGGAATCCAATGGAAAAGTTAATCCAAAATTGTTAGAGAGCTTGCGAAGAAAAACTCGATTTTCAAA AGACGAAATTGATGCACTTTATAGAATCTACAAGAAATTGGTTTCCAACTGTCAGTATGCAGCTAAAGCTTTAGCTGCTAATTCTTCAAGTTCAGTCATCGCAAAGCCGCACTCTACAGTTGAG GGCATCGACAGGATAATATTCCGAGAACTTTTACACAGCACATTTGATATTGTAACTGAAGAAATATTAATGGAAAGAATATTCTGCAGTTGGGATAAAACACACGAAGGACTTCCTCTTCGACTAGAAGGATGGTTGATAGGACTATCAGTTTTTCTTCGTGGAACAAAAGCCGAGAAAGCTGCATTTTGTTTTAGAGTTTATGATTTAAATGCTGATGGATTTATAACAAAAGATGAAATGTTTACTTTGTTAAAGAATTGTTTGATTAAGCAACCTCAAGATGAAGATCCAGATGAAGGTGTGAAAGATTTGGTGGAAATAGTTCTAAGGAAATTTGACGTAGATAAGGATGGAAAA GTTTCATTTGAGGACTTTTTCAATACAGTTAGTGTGCAGCCTTTATTGATAGAAGCTTTCGGGCAGTGTCTTCCTACTGAAAGTGCTattgtttctttcttttcaaCTCTTCAAATATAA
- the LOC129910924 gene encoding calaxin isoform X2, protein MKLKVTAAVGARAKSVSTPITTRNKATQQQQQQPSPHSHHANKTILRSISIFLASGKRNSHQSRNTSGSTKKRRGKMESNGKVNPKLLESLRRKTRFSKDEIDALYRIYKKLVSNCQYAAKALAANSSSSVIAKPHSTVEGIDRIIFRELLHSTFDIVTEEILMERIFCSWDKTHEGLPLRLEGWLIGLSVFLRGTKAEKAAFCFRVYDLNADGFITKDEMFTLLKNCLIKQPQDEDPDEGVKDLVEIVLRKFDVDKDGKVSFEDFFNTVSVQPLLIEAFGQCLPTESAIVSFFSTLQI, encoded by the exons ATGAAATTAAAGGTGACGGCGGCGGTTGGCGCTCGCGCCAAAAGTGTTTCAACTCCAATTACTACGCGAAATAAGgctacacaacaacaacaacaacaaccttcACCGCATTCACATCACGCAAACAAGACAATCCTAAGAagtatttcgatttttttggccAGTGGCAAGAGAAATAGTCATCAGTCGAGAAACACTTCTGGCTCGACAAAGAAGCGAAGAGGAAAAATGGAATCCAATGGAAAAGTTAATCCAAAATTGTTAGAGAGCTTGCGAAGAAAAACTCGATTTTCAAA AGACGAAATTGATGCACTTTATAGAATCTACAAGAAATTGGTTTCCAACTGTCAGTATGCAGCTAAAGCTTTAGCTGCTAATTCTTCAAGTTCAGTCATCGCAAAGCCGCACTCTACAGTTGAG GGCATCGACAGGATAATATTCCGAGAACTTTTACACAGCACATTTGATATTGTAACTGAAGAAATATTAATGGAAAGAATATTCTGCAGTTGGGATAAAACACACGAAGGACTTCCTCTTCGACTAGAAGGATGGTTGATAGGACTATCAGTTTTTCTTCGTGGAACAAAAGCCGAGAAAGCTGCATTTTGTTTTAGAGTTTATGATTTAAATGCTGATGGATTTATAACAAAAGATGAAATGTTTACTTTGTTAAAGAATTGTTTGATTAAGCAACCTCAAGATGAAGATCCAGATGAAGGTGTGAAAGATTTGGTGGAAATAGTTCTAAGGAAATTTGACGTAGATAAGGATGGAAAA GTTTCATTTGAGGACTTTTTCAATACAGTTAGTGTGCAGCCTTTATTGATAGAAGCTTTCGGGCAGTGTCTTCCTACTGAAAGTGCTattgtttctttcttttcaaCTCTTCAAATATAA